The Agromyces hippuratus genome has a window encoding:
- a CDS encoding stage II sporulation protein M codes for MDLDALASARHDDWQRLDALARRRRLDGAEADELVERYQSAASDLSLVQTTAGATPLGDRLSVTLARARLAFTGAPENPLRQFTRFAVVSLPAALYRLRWLTLAVAVVTVVVAALYAWWISGDPRVLAALGSEEELRQLAEEGFVAYYSENPAASFAGAVWTNNAWIAAQCVAFGILGVWVPWVILQNAQNLGVNAAVMFAYDEADTFFLYIAPHGLLELTCVFVAAAAGLRIFWAWVAPGARPRGVALAEDARALFSVAIGLVFFLFVSGIIEGFVTPAPWPWPVKIGIGVAALGGFLAYMLVLGGRASRAGETGDLVEFDAGSQRIVAG; via the coding sequence ATGGACCTCGATGCGCTCGCCTCCGCCCGTCACGACGACTGGCAGCGGCTCGACGCGCTCGCACGCCGCCGTAGGCTCGACGGCGCCGAGGCCGACGAGCTCGTCGAGCGGTATCAGAGCGCGGCATCCGACCTCTCGCTCGTGCAGACGACCGCGGGTGCGACGCCGCTCGGCGACCGCCTCTCGGTCACGCTCGCGCGGGCCAGGCTGGCGTTCACCGGTGCGCCCGAGAACCCGCTGCGGCAGTTCACGCGATTCGCGGTCGTGAGCCTGCCCGCCGCCCTCTACCGACTCCGCTGGCTGACGCTCGCCGTGGCCGTCGTCACCGTCGTCGTCGCCGCGCTCTACGCGTGGTGGATCAGCGGCGACCCGCGCGTGCTCGCGGCGCTCGGCAGCGAGGAGGAGCTGCGCCAGCTCGCCGAGGAGGGCTTCGTCGCCTACTACTCGGAGAACCCCGCTGCGTCGTTCGCTGGCGCGGTCTGGACGAACAACGCGTGGATCGCGGCGCAGTGCGTGGCCTTCGGGATCCTCGGCGTGTGGGTGCCCTGGGTGATCCTGCAGAACGCGCAGAACCTCGGCGTCAATGCGGCGGTCATGTTCGCCTACGACGAGGCCGACACGTTCTTCCTCTACATCGCCCCGCACGGGCTGCTCGAGCTCACCTGCGTCTTCGTCGCGGCGGCGGCCGGCCTCCGCATCTTCTGGGCCTGGGTGGCACCTGGCGCCCGGCCGCGAGGCGTCGCCCTCGCCGAAGACGCCCGCGCGCTCTTCAGCGTCGCGATCGGCCTCGTGTTCTTCCTCTTCGTGTCGGGCATCATCGAGGGATTCGTCACGCCGGCGCCCTGGCCCTGGCCGGTGAAGATCGGCATCGGCGTCGCTGCACTCGGCGGGTTCCTCGCCTACATGCTCGTGCTCGGCGGCCGCGCGAGTCGTGCGGGCGAGACGGGCGACCTCGTCGAGTTCGACGCAGGTTCGCAGCGCATCGTCGCGGGCTGA